Proteins from one Bacteroidia bacterium genomic window:
- a CDS encoding ABC transporter ATP-binding protein, with product MSAIIQVQKITKRFKQIIAVNQVSFEVYHGEVFGLLGPNGAGKTTTLEIIEMLQPADEGEIYIAGMNIKTNSQEIKKRIGVQFQSTSLYDKITVRECITLFAHYYPKSMDINTLLNWVNLQEKSKAFTKHLSGGQKQRLVLALALVNNPDIVFLDEPTTGLDPQARRNIWDIIQNLKKQGKTVVMTTHYMEEAERLCDRLAIMDNGKIINIGKPTQLIQQAKLPTTLILEDIQIPKEIADKYKFRLEDGKYILKVHDVNSTLQQILSENHINLNVISIQKPTLEDLFIYLTGKKLRE from the coding sequence ATGTCTGCAATTATACAAGTTCAAAAAATCACCAAGCGCTTTAAGCAAATTATAGCTGTAAATCAAGTCAGTTTTGAGGTATATCATGGCGAAGTATTCGGATTGCTTGGACCTAATGGAGCAGGAAAGACTACTACTTTGGAAATCATAGAGATGCTTCAACCCGCAGATGAAGGCGAGATATATATTGCAGGCATGAACATCAAAACAAATTCGCAAGAAATTAAAAAAAGAATCGGGGTACAGTTTCAAAGTACTTCTTTGTATGATAAAATTACAGTAAGAGAATGTATTACTTTATTTGCTCACTACTACCCTAAGTCTATGGACATCAACACTTTGCTTAATTGGGTGAACTTACAAGAAAAGAGTAAAGCTTTTACTAAACACCTTTCAGGCGGACAAAAGCAGCGTTTAGTATTAGCTCTAGCATTAGTTAATAATCCCGATATTGTTTTTTTAGACGAACCTACCACAGGACTTGACCCGCAGGCGCGTAGGAATATATGGGATATTATTCAAAATTTGAAAAAGCAAGGTAAAACTGTGGTAATGACTACTCATTATATGGAAGAAGCGGAACGTTTATGTGATAGGTTAGCTATTATGGACAATGGCAAAATTATTAACATTGGCAAGCCTACTCAACTCATTCAGCAAGCGAAGTTACCTACAACTTTGATTTTGGAAGATATACAAATTCCAAAAGAAATTGCAGATAAGTACAAATTTCGGCTAGAAGATGGAAAATACATTCTTAAAGTACATGACGTAAATTCAACCTTGCAGCAAATACTTTCAGAAAATCACATTAACTTGAATGTAATTTCCATTCAAAAACCTACTCTTGAAGACTTATTTATCTACTTGACGGGCAAAAAACTACGTGAGTAA